One segment of Desulfosudis oleivorans Hxd3 DNA contains the following:
- a CDS encoding valine--tRNA ligase, which translates to MSGSELDKGYVAQGVEQRWYDFWEKEKLFAASEEGHGRPGYSIVIPPPNVTGMLHMGHALNITLQDILCRYRRLCGDNVLWVPGTDHAGIATQNVVEKKLMAEGTDRHALGRQAFIDRVWAWRKEYGGTIIRQLKRLGASCDWDRERFTMDDGLSRAVREVFVRLHREGLIYRGEYLINWCPRCHTAIADIEVTYDERQGALYHIHYPFEDGSQGLVVATTRPETMLGDTAVAVNPDDERYAHAKGRKVLLPLTGRTIPVIEDRYVDTAFGTGALKVTPAHDPNDFELGRVHGLDTIKVIDDRGFMTEAAGDRFAGLERFACRKAVVAALEAEGLLVKVEDYTHSVGTCYRCQTVIEPNLSKQWFVAVKPLAEKAIEAVAQGRTRIVPDTWTKTYYEWMNNIRDWCVSRQIWWGHQIPAWYCQACGEVIVAEETPTACTACNSTDLVQESDVLDTWFSSALWPFSTLGWPDRTRLLETFYPTSVLVTGFDILFFWVARMLMMGLHFMKEIPFHDVYIHALVRDEEGKKMSKSTGNVIDPIDIINTYGADALRFTLTAFAAQGRDIKLSESRIEGYRHFINKLWNAARFAMMHVDRGYEEPPPANAGLADRWILSRLDNARKSTADALDTYRFNDAAGALYQFVWHELCDWYLEAAKPDLYGKNGEEQKEKTKQVLWHVLRDTLVLLHPIIPFVTEEIWHALPGTQGSIMKASFSGAGGTGSDVDAESRMALVIDVVTGIRNVRGEMNIPPSKNLDVVVHVADETVHRHLEEQQEMIINLARLASFSIAPSGEKPGHAAVSVVGEALVYVLLEGVIDFAAELARIEKELAKVEKELDGVTRKLSNSGFLEKAPASVVDAVKATSGELTEKQAKLKAAHERIRAFV; encoded by the coding sequence ATGAGCGGCAGTGAACTGGACAAGGGATATGTGGCCCAGGGTGTGGAGCAGCGGTGGTATGACTTCTGGGAAAAGGAAAAACTGTTTGCCGCAAGCGAGGAGGGCCATGGCAGACCCGGCTACTCTATTGTAATTCCACCCCCCAACGTCACGGGCATGCTGCACATGGGCCATGCCCTGAACATTACCCTTCAGGACATTCTCTGCCGCTACCGGCGGCTGTGCGGAGACAACGTGCTCTGGGTGCCGGGCACCGATCATGCCGGTATTGCCACCCAGAACGTGGTGGAAAAAAAGCTGATGGCCGAAGGCACGGACCGCCACGCCCTTGGCCGGCAGGCGTTTATCGACCGGGTGTGGGCATGGCGCAAGGAGTACGGCGGCACCATCATTCGCCAGCTCAAACGGCTGGGGGCCTCCTGCGACTGGGACCGGGAGCGGTTTACCATGGATGACGGTCTCTCCAGGGCCGTTCGCGAGGTGTTTGTCCGCCTTCACCGGGAAGGGCTGATCTACCGGGGTGAATACCTGATCAACTGGTGCCCCCGGTGCCACACCGCCATTGCCGATATTGAAGTGACCTATGACGAGCGCCAGGGCGCCCTCTACCATATTCACTACCCTTTTGAAGACGGCAGCCAGGGGCTTGTGGTGGCCACCACCCGGCCGGAAACCATGCTGGGCGACACCGCTGTGGCGGTAAACCCGGATGACGAACGGTATGCCCACGCAAAGGGCCGTAAGGTGCTGCTGCCCCTTACCGGCCGGACCATTCCGGTGATCGAGGACCGGTACGTGGACACCGCCTTTGGTACCGGGGCGCTCAAGGTAACGCCGGCCCACGATCCCAACGACTTTGAACTGGGCCGGGTCCACGGCCTGGACACCATCAAGGTGATTGATGACCGGGGGTTTATGACTGAAGCCGCAGGCGATCGGTTTGCCGGCCTGGAGCGGTTTGCCTGCCGCAAGGCCGTGGTGGCGGCATTAGAAGCCGAAGGACTGCTGGTAAAGGTTGAAGACTACACCCACAGCGTGGGCACCTGCTACCGGTGCCAGACCGTGATTGAGCCCAACCTCTCCAAACAGTGGTTTGTTGCCGTAAAGCCCCTGGCCGAAAAAGCCATCGAGGCGGTGGCGCAGGGCCGGACCCGTATTGTGCCCGACACCTGGACCAAGACCTATTATGAGTGGATGAACAACATTCGGGACTGGTGCGTCTCCCGGCAGATATGGTGGGGCCACCAGATTCCGGCCTGGTACTGCCAGGCCTGCGGCGAGGTGATCGTGGCCGAAGAGACGCCAACCGCCTGCACCGCCTGCAACAGCACCGACCTGGTCCAGGAGAGCGACGTGCTCGACACCTGGTTCAGCTCGGCGTTGTGGCCCTTTTCCACCCTGGGCTGGCCCGACCGGACCCGGTTGCTGGAGACTTTCTATCCCACCAGCGTGCTGGTCACCGGGTTTGACATTCTCTTTTTCTGGGTGGCCCGCATGCTGATGATGGGGCTTCACTTTATGAAGGAGATTCCCTTTCACGATGTCTACATTCATGCCCTGGTGCGCGACGAAGAGGGCAAGAAGATGAGCAAGTCCACGGGCAACGTGATCGACCCCATCGACATCATCAACACGTACGGGGCCGACGCCCTGCGGTTCACCCTTACCGCCTTTGCGGCCCAGGGCCGGGACATCAAGCTTTCCGAAAGCCGCATCGAGGGGTATCGCCATTTTATCAACAAGCTCTGGAACGCGGCACGGTTTGCCATGATGCACGTGGACCGGGGATACGAGGAACCGCCGCCCGCGAATGCCGGCCTGGCCGACCGGTGGATTCTTTCCCGGCTGGATAACGCCCGAAAAAGCACGGCCGACGCCCTGGACACCTACCGGTTCAACGATGCCGCCGGCGCCCTCTACCAGTTTGTGTGGCACGAACTGTGCGACTGGTACCTGGAGGCGGCCAAACCCGATCTTTACGGGAAAAACGGGGAAGAACAGAAGGAAAAGACAAAACAGGTGCTCTGGCACGTGCTGCGTGACACCCTTGTCCTGCTGCATCCCATCATTCCTTTTGTCACCGAAGAGATATGGCACGCCCTGCCCGGAACCCAGGGGTCGATCATGAAGGCCTCATTTTCCGGCGCCGGCGGCACAGGATCTGATGTCGATGCCGAATCCCGCATGGCCCTGGTCATTGACGTGGTCACCGGCATTCGCAACGTGCGGGGCGAGATGAACATTCCACCTTCAAAAAACCTGGACGTGGTGGTCCATGTGGCGGATGAGACGGTCCACCGGCACCTGGAAGAGCAGCAGGAGATGATCATCAACCTGGCCCGGCTGGCATCCTTTTCCATTGCCCCGTCCGGTGAAAAACCCGGGCACGCGGCCGTTTCAGTTGTAGGAGAGGCGTTGGTCTACGTGCTGCTGGAAGGAGTGATCGATTTTGCCGCAGAACTGGCCCGCATTGAAAAAGAACTGGCAAAGGTGGAAAAGGAGCTGGACGGGGTGACCAGAAAGCTTTCCAACAGCGGGTTTCTGGAAAAGGCCCCGGCTTCGGTGGTAGACGCCGTCAAGGCCACCTCCGGCGAACTGACCGAAAAACAGGCCAAGCTCAAGGCGGCCCATGAGCGGATTCGGGCGTTTGTCTGA
- a CDS encoding Lcl C-terminal domain-containing protein: protein MKTKNQFYLILSLAMVVIFWPIAAFPAAPFPVPDTGQATCYDADGNVLDPCPAEGENFYGQDAQYTINPPSYIKLNASGQALDDDATDWVMVKDSLTGLIWEVKTDDGDIHDKDNRYNLAAALSFIAQLNTDQFGGYTDWRLPTRLELTYIVDYSYCDPAIDINYFPFTTYDFDWSSTPRPNDETTPSWQVEFFYGHDSFASPANTVSVRAVRGEAIGSASLVDNEDGTITDESTGLMWNKFTADLNDDTVIDTNDKMDWREALAWCESLDLAGHSDWRLPTIKELKSIVDSGTDAPAFDTTFFPDTVPDNFYWSSTTYASSKDVAWGILSMSGWSRWFDKSSSYYVRAVRDGQDENIPPTADAGEDRAVMEGTVAALDGSGSFDPDDGIETYAWEQTGGSAVTLSDETAAQPTFTVPAGILGQTLTFALTVTDYAGASDTDSVTLTVTEFACITLPDKPLLISPSDGAVNVSLTPTLQADAYNDPGACSTHFKTRWQISDQADFSGLTYNANTFGAALTSHQVTKMVLEPATTYYWRVRYWGDHGLKSEWSDVWTFTTASDNRDANGNGVPDDQESSPNTDINDNGTPDSEETSLRALLTADGTADIGLEFGKDILAIAVEAMSETEISGDLSGDFPYGLIGFRVNTATLGATVNFTVYMADRAPDSAFWYKYDNVNGWYDFTGQVTFSANRKSLSFTLTDGGTGDADGVVNGVIVDPAGLVVETVVPSGGGSGSGCFVETVTGF from the coding sequence ATGAAAACCAAAAACCAGTTTTACCTGATTTTGTCCCTGGCCATGGTGGTGATCTTCTGGCCGATAGCCGCTTTCCCGGCAGCCCCCTTTCCGGTGCCCGATACCGGCCAGGCCACCTGCTATGACGCGGATGGCAATGTGCTTGATCCCTGCCCCGCAGAGGGTGAAAATTTTTACGGCCAGGATGCACAATACACCATCAACCCACCATCCTATATCAAACTGAATGCAAGCGGGCAGGCACTGGACGATGACGCCACCGACTGGGTTATGGTAAAAGACAGTCTGACCGGCCTGATCTGGGAAGTAAAAACCGATGACGGAGATATTCATGACAAGGACAATAGATATAACCTTGCGGCCGCTCTTTCTTTTATCGCCCAGCTAAATACCGACCAGTTCGGCGGATATACTGACTGGCGTCTGCCGACAAGGTTGGAACTGACTTATATTGTGGATTACAGTTACTGCGATCCCGCCATTGATATCAATTATTTCCCGTTCACCACTTATGATTTCGACTGGTCATCGACGCCAAGACCCAATGACGAAACAACCCCTTCATGGCAGGTCGAATTTTTCTATGGCCATGACTCTTTTGCTTCTCCTGCAAACACCGTAAGCGTACGTGCTGTTCGCGGAGAAGCGATTGGGTCGGCCAGCCTGGTTGACAACGAGGACGGTACGATCACGGATGAAAGTACCGGCCTGATGTGGAACAAGTTTACTGCCGATTTGAACGATGACACGGTTATTGATACAAATGACAAAATGGACTGGCGGGAGGCGCTGGCCTGGTGCGAAAGCCTGGATCTGGCCGGCCATTCCGACTGGCGTCTGCCGACCATCAAGGAATTGAAATCGATAGTTGACTCCGGCACTGACGCACCGGCCTTTGATACAACCTTCTTCCCGGATACGGTGCCGGACAATTTCTACTGGTCATCGACAACCTATGCCTCTTCCAAGGATGTCGCATGGGGCATTTTGTCTATGTCTGGCTGGAGCCGCTGGTTTGACAAATCCAGTTCATATTATGTACGCGCAGTCCGTGACGGGCAGGACGAAAACATCCCGCCCACGGCCGATGCCGGAGAAGACCGTGCTGTCATGGAAGGCACCGTGGCGGCGCTGGACGGTTCCGGCTCCTTTGATCCGGATGACGGTATTGAGACATACGCATGGGAGCAGACCGGTGGTTCGGCGGTGACCCTGTCCGATGAAACCGCCGCCCAGCCGACCTTTACGGTTCCCGCCGGCATTCTCGGGCAGACCCTGACCTTTGCGCTGACGGTCACCGATTATGCCGGGGCAAGCGATACGGACAGCGTCACCCTGACCGTGACGGAGTTTGCCTGCATCACGCTGCCGGACAAGCCGTTACTGATCTCTCCGTCCGACGGCGCCGTCAATGTCAGCCTGACCCCGACGTTGCAGGCCGACGCATACAACGATCCGGGCGCGTGCAGCACCCATTTTAAAACCCGCTGGCAGATCAGCGACCAGGCCGATTTCTCCGGCCTGACCTATAACGCCAACACCTTTGGTGCTGCCCTGACCTCCCACCAGGTAACCAAAATGGTGCTGGAACCCGCTACCACCTACTACTGGCGGGTCAGGTACTGGGGCGACCACGGCCTGAAATCGGAGTGGTCCGACGTGTGGACCTTTACCACCGCATCGGACAACCGGGACGCCAACGGCAATGGTGTGCCGGATGACCAGGAGTCTTCCCCGAATACCGATATCAACGACAACGGCACACCCGATTCGGAAGAGACCAGCCTCAGGGCGTTATTGACGGCGGACGGGACCGCCGATATCGGCCTGGAGTTTGGCAAGGATATTCTGGCCATTGCCGTTGAAGCCATGAGTGAAACCGAAATCAGCGGAGACCTGTCCGGCGACTTTCCTTACGGCCTGATCGGCTTCAGGGTGAACACCGCCACACTCGGCGCAACCGTCAACTTTACAGTTTATATGGCGGACAGGGCACCGGACAGCGCCTTCTGGTATAAGTATGACAATGTCAATGGCTGGTATGACTTTACCGGGCAGGTGACCTTCAGCGCCAACCGGAAATCCCTGTCATTTACCCTGACGGACGGCGGTACCGGAGACGCGGACGGGGTGGTTAACGGTGTCATTGTTGATCCCGCCGGCCTGGTTGTGGAAACGGTCGTGCCCTCCGGCGGGGGCTCCGGATCGGGCTGTTTTGTTGAAACAGTAACCGGGTTTTAA
- a CDS encoding midas domain-containing protein, translating into MSKSKQSGRPSGKANQKKKGAQASKKQASPKIPDFFDETDDDQEILELTEETIVVASEEDDGETVDLADIVDDGSDHDEILDLTDDADDDVDEDAFDTDGDVDDEDLLELTETSGMDDYDVNKEDALNLTVEADEDEELLKLTETVMMDMGNGEETVDIDDIMAEDDEEVFDLTEAVEEDDVNEGTLGLGGVEDEDDILDLTEPAGENAGEDDEILDLTEEFSEEEDAVLDLTEEAGDEDDEILDLTEESAEGEDILDLTEEAAKEDDEVLDLTEEAAEEEDEVLDLTEEAPDEEDEILDLTEESEGEDEGEEILDLTEETPEEEDEVLDLVEETSDSEEEEILGLAESMVEDTDEDVLDLTEETESAVAEEDDDELVQLTDTVDDEEEEILDLTEKAAEATETPVQEEEVEEPAAAPSTQSGGRAVEEDVLDLVAEAAKEEEDVLDLTAELEPVAGEEDVSEVSIVLSEEETSAGFLDLAEAAETDEVEAGMAASAGERPDDDMMLEFTDTVELDDISDTGVQEANPESAVEENGAFDKTLDHALHSALDFSEVGSVSPEEEEIRLQRAARVSVHVHNRREVDKPTDFNFDAMHAWHDSVRRQISESGGDLLSEQQLEAALAKVIKEVYAEKFEKMIEQVLEKTILKEIDRLKKLVTGDE; encoded by the coding sequence ATGAGCAAAAGCAAACAATCAGGCCGGCCTTCGGGAAAGGCAAATCAGAAAAAAAAGGGGGCGCAGGCTTCGAAAAAACAGGCCAGTCCGAAGATCCCGGACTTTTTTGACGAAACCGACGATGACCAGGAGATTCTGGAACTGACCGAGGAGACGATTGTGGTGGCGTCCGAAGAGGATGACGGGGAGACCGTGGACCTGGCCGATATTGTGGATGACGGATCGGATCATGACGAAATACTGGATCTGACCGACGACGCGGATGATGATGTTGATGAAGACGCATTCGACACGGATGGGGACGTGGATGACGAAGACCTGCTGGAGCTGACTGAAACAAGCGGCATGGACGATTACGACGTCAACAAGGAAGACGCGCTCAACCTGACAGTAGAGGCGGATGAAGACGAAGAGCTTCTCAAGCTGACCGAAACCGTGATGATGGACATGGGCAACGGCGAAGAGACCGTGGACATTGATGATATCATGGCCGAAGATGATGAAGAGGTGTTTGACCTGACCGAGGCCGTGGAAGAAGATGATGTAAACGAAGGTACACTGGGGCTGGGCGGAGTGGAGGATGAAGACGACATCCTGGACCTGACCGAACCTGCCGGCGAAAATGCCGGAGAGGATGACGAAATCCTCGATCTGACCGAAGAGTTTTCTGAAGAAGAGGACGCGGTTTTGGACTTGACGGAGGAAGCCGGGGATGAAGACGACGAAATTCTGGACCTGACTGAAGAATCTGCAGAGGGCGAGGATATTCTTGACCTGACAGAAGAGGCGGCGAAAGAAGATGACGAAGTTCTTGATCTAACGGAAGAAGCTGCAGAGGAAGAGGACGAGGTCCTGGATCTGACCGAAGAAGCCCCAGACGAGGAAGACGAAATTCTGGACTTGACCGAGGAATCTGAAGGTGAAGATGAGGGGGAAGAGATTCTGGACCTTACAGAAGAGACGCCTGAAGAAGAGGACGAGGTGCTTGACCTGGTAGAAGAGACCTCTGACTCGGAAGAAGAGGAAATCCTTGGCCTGGCGGAATCGATGGTGGAGGACACGGACGAGGATGTTCTGGATCTGACCGAAGAGACAGAGAGTGCTGTTGCCGAAGAAGACGATGATGAACTGGTGCAGCTGACAGATACAGTGGATGACGAGGAAGAAGAGATACTTGACCTGACCGAAAAAGCCGCTGAAGCAACCGAAACCCCGGTTCAGGAAGAAGAAGTTGAAGAACCAGCGGCAGCACCCTCCACTCAATCTGGAGGGAGGGCTGTTGAAGAGGATGTTCTGGATCTGGTGGCAGAGGCCGCCAAAGAAGAAGAGGATGTTCTGGACCTGACCGCCGAGCTGGAGCCTGTGGCCGGAGAGGAAGATGTGTCCGAGGTCTCCATTGTGCTTAGCGAGGAAGAAACCAGCGCGGGGTTCCTGGATCTGGCTGAAGCCGCTGAAACGGATGAGGTAGAAGCAGGGATGGCCGCTTCTGCCGGAGAGCGACCGGACGACGACATGATGCTTGAGTTTACCGATACCGTCGAGCTGGACGACATTTCAGACACCGGTGTTCAGGAGGCGAATCCGGAAAGCGCGGTCGAGGAAAACGGAGCGTTTGACAAAACACTGGATCATGCGCTTCATTCGGCCCTGGATTTTTCAGAAGTGGGGTCGGTTTCGCCGGAAGAAGAAGAGATTCGGCTGCAGCGGGCCGCCAGGGTCTCGGTCCATGTTCATAACCGGCGCGAGGTGGATAAGCCCACGGATTTTAATTTTGATGCCATGCATGCCTGGCACGACAGCGTAAGGCGCCAGATTTCGGAATCGGGCGGTGACCTTCTCAGCGAGCAGCAGCTTGAAGCGGCCCTGGCCAAGGTTATCAAAGAGGTCTATGCGGAGAAGTTTGAAAAGATGATTGAGCAGGTCCTGGAAAAGACCATTTTAAAAGAGATTGATCGGTTAAAGAAACTGGTGACCGGCGATGAATAA
- a CDS encoding 16S rRNA (uracil(1498)-N(3))-methyltransferase: protein MRRFFIDAAAAAGAICPITGPDANHIKNVLRMKPGDAIWLFNGAGMEFKGVIHSVDSEAVTVEITGAFSCATESPIRLTLAQAFLKDKKMDALVRQATELGVTRWIPVFTQRTIPRPDARRVSSRMERWQAIAAESLKQCGRGRLPEIEPPILFEDLLSRSDDWSLKIIFADAKAPGLNDTLPSQEATVRRVLVMIGPEGGFTPEEIDRAIKKGFIAASLGPRILKADTATVGACAIVQHLLGDM from the coding sequence ATGAGACGATTCTTTATTGACGCGGCCGCGGCCGCGGGTGCCATCTGCCCCATCACGGGGCCGGACGCCAACCACATCAAAAACGTGCTTCGCATGAAGCCCGGCGACGCAATATGGCTGTTTAACGGCGCGGGTATGGAATTCAAAGGCGTCATTCACTCCGTTGACAGCGAGGCTGTCACGGTGGAAATCACCGGTGCCTTTTCCTGTGCCACGGAATCCCCGATCCGCCTGACCCTGGCCCAGGCCTTTCTCAAGGACAAAAAGATGGACGCCCTGGTGCGCCAGGCCACAGAATTGGGCGTCACGCGATGGATACCGGTGTTTACACAGCGGACCATTCCCCGGCCCGATGCCAGGCGGGTGTCATCAAGAATGGAACGGTGGCAGGCCATTGCCGCCGAATCCCTGAAGCAGTGCGGAAGAGGACGGCTTCCGGAAATTGAGCCGCCGATCCTGTTTGAGGACCTGCTCTCCCGGAGTGATGACTGGTCTTTGAAAATCATTTTTGCCGACGCTAAGGCACCGGGACTGAACGACACGCTACCCTCTCAGGAGGCTACCGTCCGCCGGGTGCTGGTGATGATCGGGCCGGAAGGCGGGTTTACGCCTGAGGAAATCGACCGCGCGATAAAAAAGGGGTTTATCGCCGCAAGCCTTGGCCCCCGCATCCTGAAGGCCGACACCGCCACTGTTGGAGCCTGCGCTATTGTGCAGCACCTGCTGGGCGACATGTAG